The region GGCCGGCACCGGCCTGGGACTGGCCATCGTGCAATCGATCATGGCCTACCACGGCGGCCGCGCCGAAGCGGAAAGCGTACCGCAGCAGAAGACCCACCTGCGCC is a window of Desulfopila inferna DNA encoding:
- a CDS encoding ATP-binding protein; the encoded protein is AGTGLGLAIVQSIMAYHGGRAEAESVPQQKTHLRLLFPSTGAA